A region of the Pseudarthrobacter sp. MM222 genome:
ACAGCCCTTCGACAATCTGCAGGCTGCCGCCGAACTCGCGGCCATAGACCTCATCGGTGAAGGCGTTGAGCCAGCCGTCGATCCGGAGGGCCACGTGGGAAAAGACCCGGGAGGCCACGAAGCCGCCGGCGGAGATGAGGACTACGCCAATGATCACCCAACTGATCCGGCTCGTTGCCACATAGATCATGACAAGGAACAGGCCGAAGAACAGGATCGAGGAACCGAGATCTCGCTGGAAGATGAGCACGCCGATGCTCACGAGCCACGCGGCGATCATGGGGCCCATGTCCTTGAAGCGCGGGAACTGCAGGGGTCCGATCTTGCGCCCGGCCAGCAGGATGAGGTCCCGGTTAGAGGAAAGGTACCCCGCGAAGAATATTGCCAGCGTGATCTTGGCGATCTCGCCGGGCTGGAACGTCATCGAGCCGATCCTGATCCAGACTCGTGCACCCAGGATTTCGCCGGCACTGATGCCGGGAACCAGGGGCAGGATCAGCAGCCCGGCGCTGACGGCCAGGGAAATGAACGTGAAGCGGCGGAGGATCCGGTGGTCCTTGAGGAACCAGATGACGGCGATTGCCACTGCCATGGCCACGAGGGTCCAGCGCAGCTGGTTGTTGCCGGTGTCTTCCCCGACCCGGTCCAGGCGGTGGATCATGGCCAAGCCCAAACCGTTGAGGGCCACCACCAGGGGAAGTATTACCGGGTCGGCATACTTGGCCCGGATCCGAAGGACCAGGTGGAATGCCAGCGCCGCCGCAGTCAGAAGGCCGGACTGGAACCAGAAGTCCGTGTCGAAGGCCTTTTCCCGGTCCACGCCGACGAGGGCGTTGGCTCCAATCCCCACGGCAAGGGCGAGGATCAGCAGGACGAGTTCCACGTTGCGCCGCGGCTTGGGCGTCGATTCGATCTGTGTCATTCGCCCGCCTCGCATGTCGGCGTTGTCGTGGGGGTGGGCGTAGCGCTGGGCTGGGCTGTGGCGCTGGCATCCGGGCTGGGGGTCGCGGCTGCGCTGGCTGGAGCTGACGGGGAGGGCGTGAGGCACTCGTCCGCCGGGGAGGTAGTGCCGGTGAGCTCCAGGTTCTTCACGATTCGCTGCGCATCGTAGAGGTCGCGCGCGGGCACCGTCTGGCGCACGCGCTGTTGGGAGAATTCGGGCAGGTCTGACATCCGGATATCGGTCACCGCTTCGAGCGTGGAAAGCTGGATGGGGCCCAGGCGTTGGGAAACCCCGTTGTAGATGGCGACATGCTGGTCGTGTTCGCCGATGTAATACCGCGTCTGGGTCCAGGCGTAGCCGAGCCAGAGCCCGACGGTAAGCACGGCCACGATGGCAGCGGCGATGGAGACAGTCAGCCAGCGCCGCGGTCGGGGGACGGTCCGGTATTCCTCGGCGTCCTCGCGGGCCTGTTCGGACTTGTGCGTCAGGACAGTCGCCGCCCGGCGCGCCACGGTGCGTCCGGCAATGGTCGGAATGGACCCTGACTCCGCGGCGGAAGCGGCTGCCCCGACGAGTTCGTGCGGACGGGTGGAGAGTTCCTCGCGCAGCACTTCGGCAGAGAGGTGCTCGCCGAGGTGGGGGTCGGTAGTGGGTTCGGGCTCAATGCCGTCCGCAGCCGGATCATTTGGCTTGTCGGCCGCGTTGCCACCGCCGGCGTCCGATGAATCTGTGGATTTCCCGCCAGGGCCAGCTTCGGCATCCGATTCGCGAGGGGGGACTGCGGAATTCGTGGGCTTTCCGGCCTCCCGATTCTGGAATCCGGAAATACCGGCCGCACCGTAGGTGCTGCCGGCCTGCGGCGCGGCGGCGGCGACGGTCGCAGCGACTGCATCAGCCACGGGCGTCGAGACGATTTCGACGGCGGCGGTCCGGACGTCGTCGGGCGTCCTTTCGGCGATGTCCACCATGACAACGGTGACATTGTCCGGCGATCCTGCCTCGAGCGTGAGATCAACGAGCTCTTCGACGCATTCGCGCAGATCCTTGGTTTCCCGGACCGTGCGTTCCACGACGTGTCCGGCCACGTAGTTCAGGCCGTCAGAACACAGCAGCCAGCGCTCACCCGGTTCAACGTCGAGGGTGGCGAGGTCCAACTCCGGGCTCGCGTCGACGTCCCCCAGGACGCGCATGAGGACGTTCTTATGCGGGTGGGTTTCCGCCTCTTCGGGACGCAGCCGGCCTTCATCGATGAGGCGCTGGACGAAAGTGTGGTCCACGCTGACTTGTTCGTATTCACCGTTCCGCAAACGGTAAGCACGGGAATCGCCAATGTGGGCGAAATGGAGTTTGCCCTCGGCGAGGAGCAGTGCCGTGACTGTGGTGCCCATGCCGGCGAGCTTGGGATTGATGTGGACGAGCTCCGACAGCAGCGAGTTCGCGGTCTGGATCTCGTCGGCGAGCACCGTTCCGGCGTCGCCCTCGTAGTTGTCGTGATCGAGGTGGATCATGTCCAGCACGGTGGCCGCGGACGCGACGTCACCCCCGGCGTGGCCGCCCATGCCGTCCGCGACCACGGCGAGGTGCCGCCCCACATAGGCGGAGTCATCATTCTTGGCGCGCACGCGGCCGACGTCCGAACGCGCGGCGTAACGCATGATGAGCGGCCGCTTCGGGGCTGTTGCTTTGCCGTCGGCCCTGTCTGCGGGAATGTCGGGGGCAGCCATGGCTACGGCCTCAATTCGATGACCGTCTTGCCGATTCTCACGGGGACACCGAGCTCCACGGGGAGGGCCCGGGTCAGCTGCTGGTCTGCCAGATACGTGCCGTTGGTGGAGCCCAGGTCCTCGATGAACCAGCGGCTGCCCTGCGGGAACAAGCGCGCATGCCGGCCGGACGCGTAGTCGTCCTCCAGCACGAGCGTGGCTTCCTGTGCGCGACCGAGCAGGATGGGACTCGCCGCCAGGGGGATGGTAGTTCCCTTGAGCGGACCCTCGGTCACGACCAACTGGCGGGCCTGCTGTTTCACAGGGGCGGGGGCTGGCTCGGCCAGGGCGGGGTTCTTACGTACCTGCCGGGCGGTGGGTGCGCCCGCCGCTGCCTTGCGTCCGATCATCAGGTCACGGCGCATAGCGGCGACGATGCTGAAGATTAGGACCCAAAGGAGCAACAGAAACCCGAAGCGAAGGGCGGTAATTGTCAGTTCACTCACGGGCGGCCGCCTGGATTGGCGGGCAGAAGGCGGAAGGTGATTTTTGTCCGTCCCATCATAATGGTGGAGCCGTCCGTGAGCTCCGAGCTCCCCACGATCTTGTGGCCGTTGACGTAGCTGCCATTGGTGGAACCGAGGTCGACGGCCTGTGCCGTACCCGGCCCGGTCCGGACTTCCAGATGCCGGCGGGAAACTCCTGTGTCATCGATAAGGATGTCAGCCTCGGAGGACCGCCCGAGCACAACGGATGCTGCATTGAGCGAGTACCGCTGACCGTCGATGTCCAGCACCGGCTGGAGCCGCGAGGGCTGGCGCGTCGGCGCGGCAGGCATGGCGCCGTAGCTTGCGGGCTGCGCTGGAGCAGTGGGGGCAGAGGCCTTCTCGGTCCGCGACTTGATCTCAAAATCCCCGGCACGGCGTTCTTCGTCGCGTCGGAAGCTGATGCGGACCGGCCCCTGCAGGGTGTAGCCCTGGCTGCGGACGTGATTGATGACGACGTCGCACAGCTCTTCTGCGAGCGGGGTGCCCCATTCCTGGGCCCGCTGGAAGTCGTCGTCGCTTAGAAGGACGTCGAAAACGTTGGGGGCAAGGGTGCGTCCCGCTGCGATGGTGAGGGCCTTGTTGTCGACTTCGCGGCGGAGGTGGCTGGCGATCTCGACGGGCTCAACCTGGGCGCGAGAACCGGTGGAGAAGACTCCGCGGACGGCCTTTTCGATGCCGCGCTCGACTTTGTCCAGCAATCCCATGGTCCTTCTCCTTTCCTGACGACTGCGGGGCAGTGTTCGTTCCGGAACTCGGTTTCCAACATTTGCAGAAGCCCACCGTGGATGGGCACTCCTACATCAGATACTACTGGGCGAGTCTGGGAATGGCCTTAACGGACGCCGCCACCACCTGCCGAAAAATTCTGGCCGCTCGGCGCTGACATGGGGTGATGCCTCCCTGGCGGAGACGGGTTGAACCGCCGCGGGGCGGGTCCCAAGAGGCAGTAAGCAGCCGTTCCCGGAGCGATCCGGGCTGGCCGCCAGGCCCCGGAATCTGCGGCTGTACGGTGCCGCGGCAGCTCGATTGGTGTTTTTCCGCGGTTGTCCGTTATGCTTGATCTCGCTGCTTTTACGAGGTTGGCGGTCCGCAAAACGGGTCGCTATCCGGGTAGAAGAAGTTGCGCGCGAGTGGCGGAACGGCAGACGCGCTGGCTTCAGGTGCCAGTGTCCGAAAGGGCGTGGGGGTTCAAATCCCCCCTCGCGCACGCACTAGAACCCCGGGAAATCGATGATTTCCCGGGGTTCTTTTTTGTGTGCCCGGGGAAGCTCTGCCCGGAGCGGATGCGAACCCGAGCGCCGCCGTCGGCGTCGGCGTCGACGGTGCAGCCCCCGATGGCTATGTGTCGTCACGCCTGTCCGCGAAGTCCTTGCCCGTTTGCACCGCGCTGAGGCAGTGACCTCTTCCAAAGCGTCAACAGTCCCGATAGGTTTTTGAGTGTCCGAGGATAGCCCTTGTGGACCTGACAGCCTTCTGCCGGGACGGTGATTATCGGAACAGGATTCACGAAGGAGTGAAGTACCCATGGCTTACACAGCTGAAAACTGGCCCATCACCGCTGCTTTGCTGCAGTTCCCGGGAACCGACGCCCAGGGCACCCCTATTAACGACGCCGACGCCTCCGCGTGGGCCGAGGTCCTCACCGAGGTCAAGGAAGCCGGCTTTTCCGACGCCGACCTCACGGACAGCTGGGTCCGCCCCGGCGACCTGAGCGCCGCCCGGCTCGCCGAGTTCAAGCAGACCGCCGACAACGTGGGCATCGGCATTCCCGTCATCTCCGCGATCCGGCGCAGCGTCATCGAGGAAGGAAACTGGGAAGCCAACCTAACCTACAGCCACCGCACCATCGACGCCGCGGCCGAACTGGGCTGCGAGGTGGTCTCGTTCGGACTGCACCAGGCCATCACCGCCGAGCAGCAGAAGCACCTCTGGTTCTGGACGGTTGAAGGCCACAAGGACCCGGTGGGGGACAAGGAAACCTGGGGCAAGGCCGTCACACGCCT
Encoded here:
- a CDS encoding FtsW/RodA/SpoVE family cell cycle protein; the protein is MTQIESTPKPRRNVELVLLILALAVGIGANALVGVDREKAFDTDFWFQSGLLTAAALAFHLVLRIRAKYADPVILPLVVALNGLGLAMIHRLDRVGEDTGNNQLRWTLVAMAVAIAVIWFLKDHRILRRFTFISLAVSAGLLILPLVPGISAGEILGARVWIRIGSMTFQPGEIAKITLAIFFAGYLSSNRDLILLAGRKIGPLQFPRFKDMGPMIAAWLVSIGVLIFQRDLGSSILFFGLFLVMIYVATSRISWVIIGVVLISAGGFVASRVFSHVALRIDGWLNAFTDEVYGREFGGSLQIVEGLFGMANGGLVGTGLGQGRPNLVPFANSDMIIASFGEELGLIGLFAIVLMYLLLFTRGFRAALGTRDAFGKLLACGLSFAIALQCFVVIGGVTRLIPLTGLTTPFLAAGGSSLLANWIIVGLLLMISHTARGPVDTTPLPPGQEPGARKDVPAMPLKPTAAPGARTSPDAPTEAVKQL
- a CDS encoding PP2C family protein-serine/threonine phosphatase — encoded protein: MAAPDIPADRADGKATAPKRPLIMRYAARSDVGRVRAKNDDSAYVGRHLAVVADGMGGHAGGDVASAATVLDMIHLDHDNYEGDAGTVLADEIQTANSLLSELVHINPKLAGMGTTVTALLLAEGKLHFAHIGDSRAYRLRNGEYEQVSVDHTFVQRLIDEGRLRPEEAETHPHKNVLMRVLGDVDASPELDLATLDVEPGERWLLCSDGLNYVAGHVVERTVRETKDLRECVEELVDLTLEAGSPDNVTVVMVDIAERTPDDVRTAAVEIVSTPVADAVAATVAAAAPQAGSTYGAAGISGFQNREAGKPTNSAVPPRESDAEAGPGGKSTDSSDAGGGNAADKPNDPAADGIEPEPTTDPHLGEHLSAEVLREELSTRPHELVGAAASAAESGSIPTIAGRTVARRAATVLTHKSEQAREDAEEYRTVPRPRRWLTVSIAAAIVAVLTVGLWLGYAWTQTRYYIGEHDQHVAIYNGVSQRLGPIQLSTLEAVTDIRMSDLPEFSQQRVRQTVPARDLYDAQRIVKNLELTGTTSPADECLTPSPSAPASAAATPSPDASATAQPSATPTPTTTPTCEAGE
- a CDS encoding FHA domain-containing protein FhaB/FipA, whose product is MSELTITALRFGFLLLLWVLIFSIVAAMRRDLMIGRKAAAGAPTARQVRKNPALAEPAPAPVKQQARQLVVTEGPLKGTTIPLAASPILLGRAQEATLVLEDDYASGRHARLFPQGSRWFIEDLGSTNGTYLADQQLTRALPVELGVPVRIGKTVIELRP
- a CDS encoding FhaA domain-containing protein, with product MGLLDKVERGIEKAVRGVFSTGSRAQVEPVEIASHLRREVDNKALTIAAGRTLAPNVFDVLLSDDDFQRAQEWGTPLAEELCDVVINHVRSQGYTLQGPVRISFRRDEERRAGDFEIKSRTEKASAPTAPAQPASYGAMPAAPTRQPSRLQPVLDIDGQRYSLNAASVVLGRSSEADILIDDTGVSRRHLEVRTGPGTAQAVDLGSTNGSYVNGHKIVGSSELTDGSTIMMGRTKITFRLLPANPGGRP